The Maridesulfovibrio sp. genomic sequence GGCATCCATGCAGGTTTCACAATAGTTGCGATTGTAAAAAAGCTCCTGCCACTGGCGGACCATTCCGAGATATCCGTTATTCAAGATAACAATTTTTACGGGAAGGTTGTTGCAGACGGCAGTCATCATTTCCTGAATATTCATCTGAATAGAACCGTCACCGGCAATATTCACTACAAGTTTGTCCGGGAAGGCCATCTGAGCGCCGATAGCTGCGGGAAACCCGAAGCCCATGGTCCCGAGACCACCTGATGAAAGAAATGATTTAGAGCGTTTAAACTTGTAGAACTGGGCGGCCCACATCTGGTTCTGGCCCACTTCGGTAGCGATAATGGCTTCCCCTTTGCTGATCTCGTAGACTTTCTCCACGACCAACTGGGGTTTGATGAACTCGGTATCGCTTTTTTTATAACGCAGGGGATGAGTTTCTGACCATTCCTGAACCTGCCTGACCCAAACGGCGTGGGCAACTTCCCAATCCACGGAATCAAGATCCGGTTCCATTTCACTCTTTAATGCAGACAGCGCGCTTTTACAGTCAGCGACCAGAGGCACGTGTACGGCTACGTTCTTCTGAATTGAGGTGGGGTCAATATCGATGTGAACAAGAGTGGCTTTGGGGGCAAAAGTGCTAACCTTACCGGTCACACGGTCATCGAACCTCGCCCCGATCGCCAGGACGAGGTCCGCGTTATTTATTGCCATGTTCGCGGCGTAGGTACCGTGCATGCCCAGCATCCCCAACCAAAGGGGATCATCTCCGGGAAAGGCACCCAGCCCCATAAGGGTAGCGGTCACCGGAATGTTCAGGCTCTTGGCGAGCCATGTCAATTCATCCTCAGCTCCAGAGCTGATAACCCCTCCGCCTGCATAAATCAAGGGTCTTTCTGCACCTTCGATCAATTTTGCGACTTTTTTAATCTGCCGCGCATGCGGTTTCAGATTCGGGTTATAGCTTCTAAGAGTTACATCTTCAGGCCATTCGAACTTAAATTTCTGCTGCATAATATCTTTAGGCAGATCCACAAGAACCGGCCCGGGGCGTCCTGTACGGGCCAGATAAAAGGCCTGTCGGACAGTATAGGCTAGATCTTTGATATCCTTTACAAGATAATTATGCTTGGTGCAGGGACGGGTGATCCCGACAATATCCACTTCCTGAAACGCATCGTTTCCGATCAGTGGAGTGGGAACCTGCCCGGTGAAAATAACCACCGGGATCGAATCCATATATGCCGTTGCTATGCCGGTAACAGTGTTGGTCGCTCCGGGACCTGATGTCACGAGGCAGACCCCAACATCGCCGGTGGCGCGTGCATAGCCGTCCGCAGCATGGATTGCACCCTGTTCATGCCTTACAAGTATGTGCTTAAACGGATAATTGGGTAATTCGTCGTAAATATCAATTACGGCTCCTCCTGGGAATCCGAATACGACGTCCACACCCTCCCTTTTCAGACATTCAAGAAATATCTGAGCTCCGGTGAGCTCCATGGCACCCTCCCTTATTTATGCTTGTCGAGCAAAGCTTGCAGCTTTGTCTTTCCAGCGAGTTTTTTCTTTTTTAATTCTTTGACCTCCTGAGTTTCAGTTTCACTCAGGTAGGACTTGGCTTCCATTTTATCGATGAGTTTCTTAAATTCGTTGTGCTGGCTCCATAGAGCATTAATTTCGCTATCCTGGCCCACTAGCTGCTCGATCAGTTCAATCTCTCTCTGTTCCATTTGTGAAACTCCTTTTTGCAATTGGTTTGCAACTCAGGCGCCTTCAGGGATTATCCCTTCCCAGCGCGGTTCGACATCGGACTCAACCAGTAAAACCTTTTTACGGTTGGAATGCCCTGATGCAATGGAAATATTACGTTTTTTAAGACCCAGACGGGTCGCGACAAATGCGGCAAGGGCCTTATTGGCCTTGTTATCGACTGCGGGAGCGTTTATCCGCACGCGCACACTATCCTGATACTCCCCGGTAATGCCCTCATTTTTGGCACCGGGCTGGACCCATACAGAGACCCTCCACGAACCATGTCCGCAAGGCCTGACATAGGATGGCAGTTCAGCAATAGCTTCGGTCACTTGGCCTTCTTGAAGAATTTTAATTTGGATTCGATGGCTTCAACCTTCTCTACCTCGGGATCCCCTATCTCCAAAGTCTTAAGATGCGACTCAAGGAGAGCTTTCAACTCGACCTCAAAACGAGTTCGCTGCCGTTTCAGCTCATTTATGTCCTCGTGAATCTGCGCCAGCCTGTTATGAGCCTGCTGCAGAATCACTTCAGCCCTTGAATGAGCTTCATTGATAATGAGCTCAGCTTCTTTCCTTGCGGTAGCTTTCAGGTCGTCCACCATTCTCTGGGTGGTCATCAAGGTATCACGCAGAGTTTCCTCACGCTGACGAAACTCGGAGATAGTACTCTCTCTGCGGGAAACCTTCTTCTGTAGCTGCTTTTTTTCATCGGCAGAAGCGCCAAGGACATCCGCGAGTTCGACCATCAGCTGGTCAACTTCGCTCTTGGAATACCCGAACAGGGATTTAGAAAACTTTTTATTGAGTAAGTCTATTTTTGAAAGACTCATGCCCACCTCCGGCACTTACATACCATAAGCGAGTCTGGTGAGGTTGCCCACCAGCGCTATGTCGAGCATCTGAATAACCAGAAGCACAACAATGGGTGAAAGATCAAATCCACCAATATTTACAAAGGGAAGATACTGACGCACTTTGGCGAAAACAGGCTCGGTCACACTACGCAAAAACCTGACAACAGGATTGTAGGGATCAGGGTTGACCCAAGTAATCAGGGCGGAAATGATAACCACCCACATATAAAGATTAAGAACAAGCGAAAGGACCTTCGCCACGGCAAGAATCACGTAATCCATTTAACATACTCCTAACGGGCTGGATCAGAAGCAGCCGCTTCCGATCTTGACTATAAATTGGCACAGCAGGATTCAAGAATCAACTGTTTTTCCAAATTTACCTAAATTCTATTAAATATAAGTACAGTGGCCACGACAAAAGGGCCTGAAAACCCAAAAAACGCCTTCGCTCCATACTTCTTCATACTGCTTAACTAAACTTCTGCTGACCGCAACCGCAATTTGTCCATACATCATTGCGGGCCTTTTCCATCAGGTTACAGAGTGTCCAATAACTGTCCACATGTAATCTGGCCTTAAGAAGTGGGCTGCGATAAGCCCAGAATTCAACTCCGGCCCGCTCGGCGCAACGTTCATCCACCCATGTATCGCCGATGTAGACTACATCTTCCGGGCTCATATTCCACTTCTGCAGAATATAGTGAACCCCTTCGGGGTGCGGTTTGCTATTGGGCAAGGTTTCCGAGGTTACCATGGGTGAGAAAAAACTTTCAATGTCGAACATCTGCAGAACTGTAGGCAGGGTGTCGGTGCGGTTTGTGTTAATGCCCATACGGATATTGTTGGTTCTAAGCCACTCCAGCAGGCGGGAAAGGCCTTCTTCCACCTCAATATAATTGATACCTTCCTTGAGTGAAGGATCTGAGCTGAAAACAAAAGCCTCCTCATGAAACTCTTCAGGAAGAATATACTTCAAGGCTTCAGCGTGAGTCAGCGCATGAACCTGCTTTTCTTCCTCTGCGCTCATAAAATCAAGGCCGAATTTTTCCTTGAATTTATTGTAATACCATTTGTTGGCCTCGAATGAATTTATCAGTACCCCGTCGCAGTCAAAGATAACACCCTTGATTCTCTTCAGTACTTCAGGAGGGGTTACCGGGCTGATATATACGGATTCCATACTTCAATATTCCTCTTTATTTCTCGTCATTATTATTAAGGACCACGGTGAACTCACGATCAAACCACGGTTTATCTTCCGGCATGGAAGACAGGCCCAGCAATTTCCACACTTTTTCACGCAGAACAAGGGCCTTCTCCGCCAGCAGTCCTTCCTTCTCATAAAATTCAAAATCGCGGTCCCGCCAGAAGGCTACAGCCTCAACATCAGATGTCACCAGCACAGAATTTTCCGGCAGCAGCAAAGCGAATCCTTCCAGCACCTTCTTCCACGGCAGTTGCACATCTCCACCGCCCATTCCGGGCAGGTTAGCCATCAAACCACCGAGGACCATTGCTTTGCGATCATCTTCATCGTCTACATCCAGACCGAGACTTTCGCCAAAACCAGCCCATTTATCAGTCAGATTCTGTTCCAAAGTGCCAAGCTCGAGGTGCTTTTCTTCATAGGCATAACAAAGAGCCAGCACGATCTGATTCTGAATTCGAGCTTCTTCATCGCTTTTATCAACAATATCAGGGGAAATACGTGCGGTCAGTTCTGTGTGGATGGCTGAAGTCCTTTCGCCAAACTGGTCCCGGTCAAAGGGCTGGGGGTTGGCTATAAATTTAAACATATTACCAAGACTTTCCCCGTAACTGATAAAGTCATCAACCATGCGGCGGCAGGTCTGAGGCACCACGGGCAGATCTTCAGGCCGAAATACTGCGACCTCACCGGTGCCCTCCCGATCAATACCCGGATCAAAAATCAATGCACCTTCGACCTTTTCCCCGATCAGTTCTTCATGCATTTGCGGAAAATATATCAACACGGCTTGGACTCCTTATTATGATGCGCTACGCGTTTTTGATTAAAAGATTCGCCCCCGGCGGCTTAACCCTTTAAAAAGAGTTTAAAAATCCAAAACTTTTTTAATAATACTTCGCCGCCATTAATCTTAATCTGTCTTTTTTATAAAAATCTCATCCTTGCGTGGCTTGAAGAAATTGCAAACACCTTCACATTTCGGCTGTTCGAAAAGACAGATTTCATCGTGCAGTGCTCCGCAAAAGGGATCATCTTCTTCATCGCACGGGACCATCTTGCGACACACCACGGTGGATTTCAAGTGTTCTTCAATCCTTTGTTCCCAAAGATCGCGGAATGCCTGTTCATCCAGATGAAAGTTATCAGCCTGTAGCAGGAGCTTGTCATACTCCCCTTCCAGATCCTTCAGGACCCGACAACGCCATTCCCGGTTGTATCCGGGATTGAGCATCTCCTCATAGAGACACCTTCCATTCACATAGAACCGGCACATGCGGCCCGGCATCTTGGTAACCTTGGCCAAAAAAAACTCCTTCGGAAAAAAACACACCCAGCGTTCTGGATTGTTAAGTATACAAGTGATGAATTATGTACGGTTCGCACCTTTGTAAAGATTAAAAATATAAATTTTCCGTGCCGTTCCGGGACAAGAAGACATTCTTGACCAAAAGACAAGGCCCGTGTAAAAGTTCCTTACCGTCTAGCATTGGAGGATTAAAATGTTCGGTTTAGGAATCACAGAAATTCTTTTAATTTTGGGTATTATCATCCTGATTTTCGGAGCTAAAAAGCTTCCCGAGGTGGGCAGCGGACTGGGCCGTGCAATTCAGAATTTTAAAAAAGCAAGCAGCGAGTCTGAAGAAATTGACGTAACTCCGTCTAAAGATAAAGACAAAGAAGCGTAAACTTCTGCTGTCAGCTTGATTTTTTGCAGGTACTGCCTGCAGAGCCCCGGTTTGCCATGCGAGCCGGGGTTTTATTTTGGCGCACTATCTACTTCTTCAGCAAACATAACCAAACCCCGCCGAAGATACACAGCACCTGAAATAAACGT encodes the following:
- the ilvB gene encoding biosynthetic-type acetolactate synthase large subunit, whose amino-acid sequence is MELTGAQIFLECLKREGVDVVFGFPGGAVIDIYDELPNYPFKHILVRHEQGAIHAADGYARATGDVGVCLVTSGPGATNTVTGIATAYMDSIPVVIFTGQVPTPLIGNDAFQEVDIVGITRPCTKHNYLVKDIKDLAYTVRQAFYLARTGRPGPVLVDLPKDIMQQKFKFEWPEDVTLRSYNPNLKPHARQIKKVAKLIEGAERPLIYAGGGVISSGAEDELTWLAKSLNIPVTATLMGLGAFPGDDPLWLGMLGMHGTYAANMAINNADLVLAIGARFDDRVTGKVSTFAPKATLVHIDIDPTSIQKNVAVHVPLVADCKSALSALKSEMEPDLDSVDWEVAHAVWVRQVQEWSETHPLRYKKSDTEFIKPQLVVEKVYEISKGEAIIATEVGQNQMWAAQFYKFKRSKSFLSSGGLGTMGFGFPAAIGAQMAFPDKLVVNIAGDGSIQMNIQEMMTAVCNNLPVKIVILNNGYLGMVRQWQELFYNRNYCETCMDAQPDFVKLAEAYGAAGYRVTEEKDLEPILKEAFSNGKPTIIDVRVDPEENVYPMVPAGASLTDMLLV
- a CDS encoding DUF465 domain-containing protein, which gives rise to MEQREIELIEQLVGQDSEINALWSQHNEFKKLIDKMEAKSYLSETETQEVKELKKKKLAGKTKLQALLDKHK
- a CDS encoding DUF167 domain-containing protein; this encodes MTEAIAELPSYVRPCGHGSWRVSVWVQPGAKNEGITGEYQDSVRVRINAPAVDNKANKALAAFVATRLGLKKRNISIASGHSNRKKVLLVESDVEPRWEGIIPEGA
- a CDS encoding DivIVA domain-containing protein; its protein translation is MSLSKIDLLNKKFSKSLFGYSKSEVDQLMVELADVLGASADEKKQLQKKVSRRESTISEFRQREETLRDTLMTTQRMVDDLKATARKEAELIINEAHSRAEVILQQAHNRLAQIHEDINELKRQRTRFEVELKALLESHLKTLEIGDPEVEKVEAIESKLKFFKKAK
- a CDS encoding YggT family protein, with product MDYVILAVAKVLSLVLNLYMWVVIISALITWVNPDPYNPVVRFLRSVTEPVFAKVRQYLPFVNIGGFDLSPIVVLLVIQMLDIALVGNLTRLAYGM
- a CDS encoding HAD family hydrolase, with the translated sequence MESVYISPVTPPEVLKRIKGVIFDCDGVLINSFEANKWYYNKFKEKFGLDFMSAEEEKQVHALTHAEALKYILPEEFHEEAFVFSSDPSLKEGINYIEVEEGLSRLLEWLRTNNIRMGINTNRTDTLPTVLQMFDIESFFSPMVTSETLPNSKPHPEGVHYILQKWNMSPEDVVYIGDTWVDERCAERAGVEFWAYRSPLLKARLHVDSYWTLCNLMEKARNDVWTNCGCGQQKFS
- a CDS encoding twin-arginine translocase TatA/TatE family subunit, translated to MFGLGITEILLILGIIILIFGAKKLPEVGSGLGRAIQNFKKASSESEEIDVTPSKDKDKEA